The genomic region cttggagagAACATTTAGGTGAAATTGCTACAACTTGATTGCTGCAAACTTTTGATTACAGGCCCACCGCCTCATGTACTTCGAACCTGGGGATACAGCGTGATCCTCTCACCCGCCAGGCCGCCGCTCGTGCCGACGTGCTGGGCGGAGGCGAGCCGTCGCGTGGCCGTACACGTACCCGCCCCGTAGGGGCTAGCCGGGACGTGGAGACGGGACTGGGTGTTCTGCGAATGTACCGGTCGGGGTGGGCAGGGGAGGGCGTGGGACTTGGGGTACGGCGCCGGGGGAGGTCGCCAGGAGACGGAAATGACCACggtggggatgaggggtGGGATACCTCGACGGGTGTGTGTGGGTCGTACGCGTATTGGGAGGTTTGGGAGTCTACATAGTGGGCGATGGAGGGTGCAGATGCCAACCTGTCGAttcggggttggggttggtcgtcgtccatctccacaTCGCTGTCCCCACCCAAGTctgccaagctcggcctactcctcgcgctccgactcgagcttgcgcggTTCAACTGACGCCCCGTTCCCCGGCCCAAAGACGCAGCCCGCGAAGCAGTGTACTGcgcatgctcgacgaccgTGAGCACCGGCTGCGAGATTGAGCGAACCATGCTGACCCCGCCATATCCAGGCAAGGTGAACGTGGTTTCCGAGAGGGCTGGGCGTTCGGGTCGTCTGCGCGGAAACGTTGCTCGCCTCGGAGGTGAGTGTACGAGATCGGGGACGGGAAGCGCTGCGACTGCGTCGGCGGCCGTTTCGCGCCGAAAACCAGCCTCGACCGGCGAGGTGAGGGGCACGTCGTAGTTCATAGTGGATGGATGATAGCAATGCTGATGCTGCGATGCAGATGTAGATGCTCTTTTGAGAGCTTAAGATTACCGGTTTGCCGGGTGATACTTGGTGACGTTTGGAGATACCGTGGTTGCTCCGGTATTCGGTCGCCGCTCGTGCGGATCTCGCCGCTAGACTGGATGTCTCAGAGCGCGTTTGATGTGGCCGTATAGCACTGGTCGCTGTCACTTGGTGCTTGTGATAAGACAATTGAATGAGAAGATGTGAGTCGACCTGCGTCACATCGATCATAAGTATAGTAACTGCGGCAATATTTCGTCTATGGAcggagctcgacaaggcgGTTCGCGCCGTCGAGTCCGAGGAAACGACGTTTTGCGAGAGATGATTCAAGGTTGGTGTGGCTTTTTGTGGCGGTGGCTTCACGTCATCACTTTCCGTGCACCTGGACAAATTCGGGGAAAATTGGAAGCCAAAGTGATCGACAATCATTCATTACCCTGTTATTACCCTCTGTATTGTACCCAGCTATTTTTCTAATGACTTCTCACTCCCGCTCACTCCAACTTTGGTTCAACCTTATCTTTTTAGCATGTTACCCAGTCGCCGAATCCCCGGGTGGCATATGTGGCACAGGGTGGCACAGGTGGGCTGACTGTGGATATCTTCCCCTCTGGATCTGAGGGTATCTCAAGATCTCTTGAGGATCCCTGGAATGCTCCCCAGCTGTGGCTAGCCACCTGGCCCAGCTGgccaccaaccccaccaGCTTAGCCGACCCATACTGGCTAAGTCGGGTTTCTTTCGTTCCTCCGCACAACGCACAACGCACAACGCACAACGCACAATTGACTCTCGCTTGCCGTCGTATAAACcaatgttgttgttgtcgGATCTCATGAATAGCCCTGCCTCCCTCCTACTTGTAAATCCGATGTGACTCATGCGCATCCATGCAATCGGAACAAACCTTGTCTAGAGGTTTCCTCGAAAATTACAAAACTTTCTCACGTACGCAGTTCGTACGCCACAGAGTGTGACTCACCGAGGCTGCATGTATTCCCCAGGGTGACGGGAGATGCCGGGTGGTTGCGAGTCCTGAGGAATGGCCAAAGACCGCGTCCACTGGACATGGTCTCAGAGCTAGAGAGAGCGTGCGACCCCAGATCCAGATTCACAGGTCATGACCGAGCAGAGAGCCGGCAGCCAGCAGGCGGAACATACCGCCACCGCTCTACCATACGTAGCCCCGAATCACGGTTTGTCGGGCCCGCGTGCATCGCCTTCCTTGCGTCACTTCCCTGGGTGGAGTGGGTTCCAGGGATTCGACTTAGCGAATGTGCATGCACAGCAGGCCCGAGATTAATGATTCCAGAGCCCGGAGCTCCAGACATTCAAGCCACAATCCGCCGTTTATCCAGACCCCAATTAAACTGCATTCCATCCTGACTACTGAACAAGTACCAACTACATCTTGGCGCGCAGCTGCACCTCGGCATCGCGCTCAGCCTgggcgcgcacgcgcaaGTCCTTGCGCAGGATCTTGCCCGACGGCGACTTGGGGATCGTCTCGACAATGACAACGCCCCCGCGCAACCGCTTGTGCTGGGCTACCCGGTCTGCGAGCCACGAGGcgatctcggcgcggaACGCTTCGCGAGCAGCTCCACTCTTGAGGTCAGCCGACGGCTTGGGGACAATGTAGGCGCTTGCATTAGCAATGATTCAACTAGTTGGACCCACCGCGGAAGCTCGGTCGCCTGCGACTCTTCCCACACGCCAATGACACCGACGTCGGCCACCTTGTCGTGCTGTAGGAGGAGaccctcgagctcggccggAGCGACCTGGAAGCCCTTGTACTTgatgagctccttgacgcggtcgacgacCCTGGTTGTCAGCTTGGTTGCTCAATTGAATTAATTGCAGCTGCACTCCCAAGCCTACTCACTTGTACCACCCCTGGTCGTCGGTTATGAGCACGTCGCCAGTCTTATACCACCCGCCAGGCGCCATTGTCTTCTCGGTTGCCTCGGGGTTGTTGAGGTACCCTTTCATGACACTGGGTCCGCGGACCCACAGCTCACCGCGTTCCCCATGGGCGGCGTCCACGCCGTCCTCAGTCACCAGACGCGCCTGGAACGTGGGCAGCAGACGTCCGATCCAACCCGCACGACCGgcaacctcggcgccatTGCATACgtgcgtcgtcggcgagcacTCGGTCATGCCGTAGCCCTGCGTCAGGGTGATGTGGGGGAAACGACGGCTGAATGACTCGGACAACTCGGGGCTTGTTGGGGCCGCGCCGACCATGAAGGTGCGCACACTCGACAGGTCGTAATTGTCAACATTCGACGAGTTGAGCAGAATAATGATGATCGGTGGGACGATCAGCCCGTGCGTGATCTTGAACTGCCGTTTAGTTTTGAATGGAATGGGTTCTCACCTTCTGGATCGCTGAGAGCACGGAAATCTCCTCAAAGCGCGGGAGCACGACGAGGGGCACGCCGACCGTAAACGGCTGGAAGAAGACAATTGTCAGTCCGTAGATGTGCGAGTAGGGAAGGATGCCGAGAACCGTGTCTCGTCCGCTCTCGAGTTGCTCGTAGCCGATATTGAGGGCTTGCAGCTGGCTGGTCATGTTGTTGTGCGTCGTCATCACGCCCTTTGGCAGACCCGTCGTTCCAGATGAGTAGCAGAGGAACGCAGTGTCCCGGATCTGTGACCCGGTAAAGTGCTCCGGCTCAGCGCGAGCACCGAGGATCTCCTCAAACGCCTTGTACTGCGCGAGTTCCTTGGGCTTGCGTTCCGGCGTacagaggaggatgacgcgcTCGTTGGAAAACGGGCGCTTGATCTCCTTGCGTGCGGCGTCAAACATCGGGATCAACGTTGGATCCAAGAAGATGATGCCCGCGCCAGAATCATTGAGCTGGTGAGCAATCTCGTGCGCCGCGCTTCTGTCAGCCCCTCCTTGAAACTTGAAGGGTACTCACTAGGCGTAGTTGGCAGGCGAAACGGTGACGCCCGCAGCCAAGCATCCATACGCGGTACGTGCCCATTCGAGGCTGTTCAGGCCCCACAGGCACGCGACGTCGTTGCGCTGCACGCCAAGGGCGCGCAAACCGCTCA from Cutaneotrichosporon cavernicola HIS019 DNA, chromosome: 2 harbors:
- a CDS encoding uncharacterized protein (AMP-binding enzyme C-terminal domain), with the protein product MPEVIYDPNYPAPDVLPESGFYDYLFGDESPLGKFDKSLPAYIDGLDGRVLTRGGLENSCLRLVSGLRALGVQRNDVACLWGLNSLEWARTAYGCLAAGVTVSPANYAYAAHEIAHQLNDSGAGIIFLDPTLIPMFDAARKEIKRPFSNERVILLCTPERKPKELAQYKAFEEILGARAEPEHFTGSQIRDTAFLCYSSGTTGLPKGVMTTHNNMTSQLQALNIGYEQLESGRDTVLGILPYSHIYGLTIVFFQPFTVGVPLVVLPRFEEISVLSAIQKFKITHGLIVPPIIIILLNSSNVDNYDLSSVRTFMVGAAPTSPELSESFSRRFPHITLTQGYGMTECSPTTHVCNGAEVAGRAGWIGRLLPTFQARLVTEDGVDAAHGERGELWVRGPSVMKGYLNNPEATEKTMAPGGWYKTGDVLITDDQGWYKVVDRVKELIKYKGFQVAPAELEGLLLQHDKVADVGVIGVWEESQATELPRAYIVPKPSADLKSGAAREAFRAEIASWLADRVAQHKRLRGGVVIVETIPKSPSGKILRKDLRVRAQAERDAEVQLRAKM